The Dyella caseinilytica genome has a window encoding:
- a CDS encoding SPOR domain-containing protein, whose product MATRKGKGRQAVRNNSGGFPAWAGILVGILIGALVVVVLMRHSLVPMAPKGPQPNPEATAQPGSDEGLAPAAGTTAPKKPQYDFYSVLSEKEVRIPDSEISAQAKAEQQQQLAAQQKQQAQPAAPTQQVLPANAPAAVTQNITAAPASAVAPPPPAAGAAAPTGYLLQVGAFPSAADAETLKAKLALQGFVANVQSVNVGGQTYHRVRLGPFHSATDLESAKQRLSAAGIPAIALKAGG is encoded by the coding sequence ATGGCAACACGCAAGGGCAAGGGCCGTCAGGCCGTGCGCAACAACAGCGGCGGGTTTCCGGCCTGGGCCGGCATCCTCGTCGGCATTCTGATCGGCGCCCTGGTCGTGGTGGTGTTGATGCGTCACTCACTGGTACCGATGGCGCCGAAGGGCCCGCAGCCCAATCCCGAAGCCACGGCACAGCCGGGCAGCGACGAAGGCCTCGCCCCCGCTGCTGGCACTACCGCGCCGAAGAAGCCGCAGTACGACTTCTATTCCGTGCTGTCAGAGAAGGAAGTGCGCATTCCGGATTCGGAAATCAGTGCGCAGGCCAAGGCCGAGCAACAGCAGCAACTCGCTGCACAGCAGAAGCAACAAGCGCAGCCGGCTGCACCCACGCAGCAAGTGTTGCCTGCCAACGCACCAGCGGCCGTCACGCAGAACATTACTGCTGCACCGGCCTCCGCTGTTGCTCCGCCACCGCCGGCAGCGGGTGCCGCAGCGCCCACCGGTTATCTGTTGCAAGTAGGCGCTTTCCCGAGCGCGGCCGATGCGGAAACCTTGAAAGCCAAGCTTGCGCTGCAAGGCTTCGTGGCCAATGTGCAATCCGTCAACGTGGGTGGACAGACCTATCACCGCGTGCGCCTGGGACCGTTCCATTCCGCCACCGATCTGGAATCGGCCAAGCAGCGCCTGTCTGCAGCGGGTATTCCCGCTATAGCCCTGAAGGCCGGCGGCTAA
- a CDS encoding NAD(P)-dependent oxidoreductase: MTLKAAFIGLGAMGAPMAGHLKQRGLLHAVANRSHDKAVALASELGVEAPGSLAELAPQCDVIALCVTADADVINTVEALAPHLKPGTIVIDHSTVAPNTAKQAAARLQAVGAHFLDAPVSGGVEGAKNGKLSVMVGGDAAVLERARPVLEAYALRITHLGDVGAGQATKAVNQVLVAGIAQAVCEGLALGEALGLDPERLIPTLGAGAAGNWFLEKRGATMLKNEFGVGFKLALLHKDLGIVRGIAEKAGTSREVIERSLADYAELMKQGHGDDDISGLIRLKRRH; the protein is encoded by the coding sequence ATGACCCTCAAGGCAGCATTTATCGGCCTCGGCGCCATGGGTGCGCCCATGGCAGGACATCTGAAGCAGCGGGGATTGCTGCATGCCGTGGCCAACCGCTCGCACGACAAGGCTGTTGCTCTGGCGAGCGAGCTTGGTGTTGAGGCACCCGGCAGTTTGGCGGAGCTCGCGCCGCAGTGCGATGTGATCGCGCTGTGTGTGACGGCGGATGCCGATGTCATCAACACGGTCGAGGCGCTCGCGCCGCATCTAAAACCCGGCACCATTGTGATTGATCACTCTACCGTCGCACCCAATACGGCCAAACAGGCGGCGGCACGCTTGCAAGCCGTCGGCGCGCATTTCCTCGATGCGCCCGTATCCGGCGGCGTGGAAGGTGCGAAAAACGGCAAGCTTTCCGTCATGGTTGGTGGCGACGCGGCAGTGCTGGAACGCGCGCGCCCGGTACTGGAAGCCTATGCCTTGCGCATCACCCATCTTGGCGATGTCGGCGCAGGGCAAGCGACCAAGGCAGTGAACCAGGTGCTGGTGGCGGGTATCGCGCAGGCGGTGTGTGAAGGGCTGGCGCTGGGTGAAGCGCTCGGTCTCGATCCGGAACGCTTGATCCCGACGCTGGGCGCGGGCGCGGCGGGCAACTGGTTTCTCGAAAAGCGCGGCGCCACCATGCTGAAGAACGAATTCGGGGTGGGCTTCAAGCTTGCCTTGCTGCATAAGGATCTGGGCATCGTGCGTGGCATTGCTGAAAAGGCTGGCACCTCGCGCGAAGTTATCGAGCGCTCGCTCGCTGATTACGCGGAGCTGATGAAGCAGGGGCACGGTGATGACGACATCTCCGGTTTGATCCGCCTCAAGCGTCGTCATTGA